The genomic segment AGTAGTAACTCCTTTGAACCAGCGCGTGTACGGCATCGCATCGGAGGACATTACCTCACCAACCGTATCTGCGTAAGGCAATTCAAAATAATCGACGACAGATTTCCAGAAATCTTCTGGGTGAGTCTCAGCACTCCAGGACCACAAATCATCGTAACGATCAAACGACACTCCTCGGGTTTCCTTGAGCCAGTTGGTATAACCGGTCAACTTCGCCTGCTTCAGTCGCTCATTCGATGGTTGCCAAAGCACCTTGGGTTGCGCAGTCATGATTATCTCCTTACTCGATTTCAAACAGCGCTGCTGCGCCCATACCACCACCGATACACATGGAAGCAATAAAATATTTTACGCCGCGACGTTTTGCTTCAAGCAAACCGGAGCCGACGATTCGGGCACCCGATACACCATAGGGATGGCCTAACGCAATCGCCCCACCATTAACATTCAGACGATCCAGAGGAATCCCCAGAGCATGGGCGCAATACAGCACCTGAACCGCAAAAGCCTCGTTAATTTCCCACAAACCAATATCGTCAACGGTCAGGCCTGCACGGGCTAACAATTTGGGGATGGCATAAACCGGGCCGATCCCCATGACTTCAGGCTCACATCCGGCAACCACAAAATCGCGAAAGACTCCAAGAGGCTCGACGCCAAGCTCCTGCGCTTTGGCACGACTGCACACCAAGGTCGCAACACTGCCATCTGAAAACTGGCTGGCATTGCCTGCTGTTACCGTACCGCCGTCAAGTACGGCATTCAGTCCGGACAATCCCTCTATTAAAGTATCTGGCCGAATACCCTCATCACGACTGACGGTAATATCCCGTTGTCCAGAGACTGCTCGCGTTGCCCGGTCAAACAGGTTCATGGTGGTAGAGACAGGGACAATTTCCTGATCGAACACACCATTGTCAGCGGCTTTAGCCGCCAGCATCTGGCTTCTCAGGCCATAGGCATCCTGATCCTCTCGAGAAACCTCGAAGCGCCGGGCAACCTCTTCAGCGGTTTGCAGCATGGTCCAATAGATCCCTGGATGCTGGCTCTTCAAATCAGTATCTTCCAGCATGAAAGTATTCATGCTGCCCTGGGTTCCAGAAATAGATTCCACACCGGCCGCAACAAAAGCCTCGCCCTGACCACTGATAACCGCTTGTGAAGCCGTCGCGATTGTTTGCAGGGAACTGGCACAAAAGCGGTTAATGGTCATGCCTGGTACACTATTACCAAGACCGGCTGCCAGGGCGATCTGACGGGCGATATTGAATCCGGTGGGTCCTTCAGGAAACCCACAGCCCATCAGTACATCAGAGATATCCTTGGGGTCGATACCCGCACGACGCACCGCCTCAGCGACAGAGGCCTTACCAAGCTGCGCGCCATGGGTGGCATTAAATGCACCACGAAACGATTTACCCAAAGCGGTTCTGGCATAGGAAGCAATGACCGCATCATTCGATTTCATATTCATAACCTTTATTGATGACTGATAATGGGGTTAATGTGACAAGACGACTGGCGAATTGCGTTTGATATGTCGACCGATCATAAAGAATGACAACATGGCTACCAGTGCCAGGACACTGACCGCATAAGGAAGGGCGCCATAGCCTATTTCCTGAACCAGTACGCCACCCAAAAATGGACCGATGCTGGCACCAAGCATATTGATCGCAGGCGTTGAAGAGACAACTCGTCCACTGGGATCCAGTTTTGCAAACAAGCCGAATGCAAAGGTATGAGTGAATATCATAATAAAGGGATAAAAAGCCCCGGCAGCGGCATACATATAAAAACTGCCGGAATACACAATAGCGAAAGCCAGCAGCACCTGAAATACCGGGGCAAATTGCATCACCCGATGTGCTTTGAGGTGTTTTTCCAACACCGCTGCCAGCGCTGCCGGTGCCAGATTAACAAGCCCGAGGAATGCCAGCATGGATGCCATTTGCTCGACACTGAATCCCTTGCTGGAACCTACCCGTTCCAGAAAACTGAACATCATCGACTGCATGATCGCCATCAGTGATACGCCGGCGATACCAAACCAGACGCCGACAGGTAAAGCAGTATGAGGCTTGCTGCTGCGCGCCTGCTGCTGCACAGACCTATCCGGGTCGGGGAAGAAAAAACCGGTCAGAATGGCTGCCATCAACATAATCACGGCAAAAACGTAATACATGGCCTCGGCGCCATAGGCGTGAATCAGTAATGGCACACTGCCCATAAATCCAATGGCAAAAATGCCATTGGCAAACTGTAACAAGGCAAAGGTGCGATGAGGATTGGCACTACGACCCACCGTGCCATGGGTTAGCGACAGTGCACAACCCAGGGCCAAACCACCGAGGAAGTGAAAAACACCCATGATCTCATATTGGTCAACAACGATATTAAGCAAAAACAGAATACCGCAAGCAACAAAACCCAGAGGCACCAGAATCCGCGCATTAATACGATTAAATCGAGGCGCCAGATACAGGCTGGCCACAACCACACCGATCAGGAAAATACTGGCTAATCCACCTGCCCGTGCAGGTGAAAAACCAAAGCCGGATATCAGGCTTCCTACCCAAACAGGCAGGGCCACCATATCCACCATACCCGCTACGTGTGCCGAGCAAAGCGCAAGTCTACCTCTGGCACATTCAGTCGTTGCCATATCAAGAACCTTTATTATATTTATGAAAGCCCAGCCAACCTGGCATATCTTAAAGGTATGCCAGAGTAATAATAACGATTAAAAACCATCCTGAAGAGTTATTAAATCATACATAACTCATTCAGAACAACAGAAGACTCCCCATCACCAAAGCCAACATCTATCGACTCAAATACCAAACCTTGCGACATCAGAGAGAGTTTCATTATATCTTTTGTTATCGGTACTTTATGAATACGGAATTCGCCAAATTCATCCGTTATGGCTTCACCCAGCGGCTGGCCATGACATTCAAGAGTAACCTGCACACCTGCCAGACATTCATTTTTGGCAAATACCGCACCAGCTACATAACCATCGGTAAAATGGTGATTATTGCGATAGTAGACCCGAGGCGAGGTACCCAACTCCGGCTTCAGCACCTCATATCCCTTGGCACTGGCGTGCTGTTGCATTTCTGCATCCGTTTTCTGCACCGCATAGATAGCATGAGTGGGGCAAGCCTGGGCACCACGGGGTTGTTTCCAGCCCTGATCCAGCAGGTGTGCATCAAAAATCCACTGCTGCGGTAGCGCTAGCTCTTCATTCCAGTAAATAGCCCCGTAAGGACACGAACCCACAATATCCTTACGCCCATGGGCTTTTTCCGGATCAACAATCACAATGCCATCGGCACGCTTTTGAATGGCATCCGGAGCATGTTGAATACAGGGCGCATTATCACAATGGTTACAGGTCACAGGGCGATGTGAAATTTCAATCAGTGCACCCGATCCACGTTCGGAAGATTCGATAGCAATCAGATTATTACCCATACCCGGCACTCTGGCCGAATAACCGGAAATATCATTACCGAGGTATTCATCCTTGGTCGCCAGAACGCAGTTATTGCAATTTTCACACAATTCCACATCAATCAGCAGGTTCCACTTTTTCATATCGCTTCACCTTGTTTTACGACATCAAACCGTACAACCTCAACCAGACAGGAGTTCGGAGACATACTGCTTGTACCTTTCATTTGTGGCCGGTCTGAAGTCAGGATATTCATACAGCCGCCGATTTCAACCAACTCCCCGTTCATCATGACTCGCTTGTATTCTGCACTGGATTCAAAGGACTTGACCACTCCGACGGCCACTTGGTCGCTGATATCTGCAGCACACAGTACCGCTCCACGGGCGTTAAAAACCTTGACGATATCGTTTTTGCGAATATTACGTGCCTCCGCATCATCCGAATTAATACGTACAATCCAGTAATAATGACCATCTATCAAACGTCGGTGGTCATTGATGGTATTGGTAATGCTGTTTTTACCATCCACATGGGTATGGAAGCTGTAGCGGGAATGTGTTGCCAACATTTGTAACGGGTATTTATCCGTTAACGAGGTCGTCGCTGGGCCTTCCCAGGACTGAATGTATTTATTAACCAAAGGCCGTTCTTCATTTGCTGGATCAGACCGGCGTAAGGTCTCTGGAATAAACTCAAATTTGCCGCTTGGAGTCTGTAATCCTTTTCCGAAGGTTTCAGCATATTGTGATGGCAAAGGCTGGGCTTCCGGAACATCCTTATGGCGGCCTTCGGCAAACCAGCGCATATTGACCGGGTCTCTCAGCTCTTCCTTTTCTGCCGGGACAACAAAATAACCCTTGCGACAAAACGCTTTCCAGGAAATATAATCCACCAGATCGGTAGATTCATACACGCGCTTCACCCAGTCCAGCTCGGTGCACCCTTCGGTAAAGACCGTACCCAGACCCAGTCGATTGAGAATATCGGTAAAAATCTGATAATCCGATTTGGACTCACCAAGCGGCTCAATGCATTTATGCTGCAGAGCGATCACCCGGTGATTCAGACCGTTAAAACCATGCGGTAAATAACCACCACCACTGCCCCACTCGCCAATGTCCCAGCGTTCGAGCGATGTACAGGCTGGCAATATAATGTCTGAAAACAGCGCCTCACCTTCCATGCAGATCGACTGGTTCACCACAAAATCGATAGATTCATGGCGATAGGCTTCATCCATACGCGAGGAATTGGTCAGCGTGCTGTATGACGAACCGCCGTAACGATAAATCATACGGATTTTTGAGTAACCCGGCATCGGGTACTGGAAAGGCGCGAACTGGGCTTCTTGCGCCGTGCCATCCCATAGGTAACCCGATGCTTCACCGTTAATAATAGCTTCTGGAAACTGTTGCCTTGGCACCATCTGCTTGACCGGATTCATCGTCAGAACATGGGGCATTTTCTGGTAATTATTCACCGAGTTGGCATTCCAGTTCAGCTCGCCAGATATACCGCCGTCGGCATAACCCGGAAAATAGAAATGCAGGTCAATCGGGGTGCCCGCCTGGAGGTTACCCATATTGATACCCGGTTTGCCCCAGCCTTGCATGGCCATCATCATGACCATGTTACGAGCCCACTGCGCACCGGTTGCCCCCCGACAGGCACCACCAAAACCACTACCACTGGCACCCGGTGCCAGATAGGTCTTTTTGCCCGCCCACTTGCGTGCCAGCGCACGACAGACAGCAGCAGAAACCCCGGTTTCCTGAGCTTGCCATTCCGGTGTTTTATCCACACCGTCACTTTCACCCATCAGATACGCTTTCCATTCATCAAAACCGGTGGTGTTTTTGGCGATATAATCCTTGTCGTAAAGATCTTCTTTAACCCAGACATTCATAATCGCGATCGCCAGCGCCGAATCCGTACCAGGCTTGATAGGAATCCACTTGCCACCCAGCAACTGGGCTGTCGGGTTGTAGTGAGGATCAATATGGACAAAATCGATGCCCAGCTGCTTGGCCCATAAACGACGCGGTGTGCCTTCAAAGCCCATATAACCGCCATTGGTGCTTTCAGGATCACTGGACCAGAAGATGATTTGCTCACATTCTTTCAGGCAGTCTTCAACGGTGCCGTAATTACCGGCAATACCAACCCGCATGGAACCACCAAAATGGTGCATCGCCCCCCAATACCAGCCTTCCCAGCTGTCTGGATTAGCAGCCAAACGGGTAAAACCGATCAGGTTGGCAAAACGCATCAATGAGCTGAGGTAATAGCCGACATTGCCCCATTGATGGTGAGAAGACATCGGAAAGACAATTGAGCCTGGGCCATATTCACGTTTCTGACGATTGATTTCCTTCGACACGATATCGAGTGCCTCGTCCCAGGAAATACGTTCATAGCCTGAAATACCCCGGTTTTGCGGATTGCGCTCCCCTTCCGGGTCAAAATCCACCCGTTTCATGGGATAAAGAACACGCTTGTCGGAATACACAACCGACTTGTGCGCCAACGCATGTGGTGCCACCGTGGCACGACGTTCAGGCGTAAAGGATTTACCACGCGCCTCAATAGTCCATGGCTCGGCATCCGACGCATCAAAGTCAATCGGCATCGTCCGCACAATCTTATTGTCTTTGACATAGACAAACAGCGGGCCGCCATTGGTCATGGTGGTGTAACGCACCGCACCGTCTTTTTGTGGTGTACCGAACTGAACACCGGTGTGATTAATGCAGTTAAGCACCTGCATGGCCCACACGACTTTTTCACTTTCACCAGCCACTTCAACCAGAAAGTTCTTGGCTGCATGAACGATAAAAAGTCGATCAGGTTTGGGGGACATGAATTTCAGTGCCACGTCCAGATTCTTGAAGACAATGCTGACATCAGCATCTTCAGAAATACCAGCAACACTGGTCACCTTGCCATCCTTGACTGTGAATACACGACCGGCACTTCCATCTTTCAGCTTCATCTGAAAGGTTGCATTATGTTTTTGCAACATAGTTGCCA from the Candidatus Thalassolituus haligoni genome contains:
- a CDS encoding acetyl-CoA C-acyltransferase, whose amino-acid sequence is MKSNDAVIASYARTALGKSFRGAFNATHGAQLGKASVAEAVRRAGIDPKDISDVLMGCGFPEGPTGFNIARQIALAAGLGNSVPGMTINRFCASSLQTIATASQAVISGQGEAFVAAGVESISGTQGSMNTFMLEDTDLKSQHPGIYWTMLQTAEEVARRFEVSREDQDAYGLRSQMLAAKAADNGVFDQEIVPVSTTMNLFDRATRAVSGQRDITVSRDEGIRPDTLIEGLSGLNAVLDGGTVTAGNASQFSDGSVATLVCSRAKAQELGVEPLGVFRDFVVAGCEPEVMGIGPVYAIPKLLARAGLTVDDIGLWEINEAFAVQVLYCAHALGIPLDRLNVNGGAIALGHPYGVSGARIVGSGLLEAKRRGVKYFIASMCIGGGMGAAALFEIE
- a CDS encoding 4Fe-4S dicluster domain-containing protein: MKKWNLLIDVELCENCNNCVLATKDEYLGNDISGYSARVPGMGNNLIAIESSERGSGALIEISHRPVTCNHCDNAPCIQHAPDAIQKRADGIVIVDPEKAHGRKDIVGSCPYGAIYWNEELALPQQWIFDAHLLDQGWKQPRGAQACPTHAIYAVQKTDAEMQQHASAKGYEVLKPELGTSPRVYYRNNHHFTDGYVAGAVFAKNECLAGVQVTLECHGQPLGEAITDEFGEFRIHKVPITKDIMKLSLMSQGLVFESIDVGFGDGESSVVLNELCMI
- a CDS encoding molybdopterin-dependent oxidoreductase, which encodes MKKIKFRAILTALGVMLPAVAKKNSMLATMLQKHNATFQMKLKDGSAGRVFTVKDGKVTSVAGISEDADVSIVFKNLDVALKFMSPKPDRLFIVHAAKNFLVEVAGESEKVVWAMQVLNCINHTGVQFGTPQKDGAVRYTTMTNGGPLFVYVKDNKIVRTMPIDFDASDAEPWTIEARGKSFTPERRATVAPHALAHKSVVYSDKRVLYPMKRVDFDPEGERNPQNRGISGYERISWDEALDIVSKEINRQKREYGPGSIVFPMSSHHQWGNVGYYLSSLMRFANLIGFTRLAANPDSWEGWYWGAMHHFGGSMRVGIAGNYGTVEDCLKECEQIIFWSSDPESTNGGYMGFEGTPRRLWAKQLGIDFVHIDPHYNPTAQLLGGKWIPIKPGTDSALAIAIMNVWVKEDLYDKDYIAKNTTGFDEWKAYLMGESDGVDKTPEWQAQETGVSAAVCRALARKWAGKKTYLAPGASGSGFGGACRGATGAQWARNMVMMMAMQGWGKPGINMGNLQAGTPIDLHFYFPGYADGGISGELNWNANSVNNYQKMPHVLTMNPVKQMVPRQQFPEAIINGEASGYLWDGTAQEAQFAPFQYPMPGYSKIRMIYRYGGSSYSTLTNSSRMDEAYRHESIDFVVNQSICMEGEALFSDIILPACTSLERWDIGEWGSGGGYLPHGFNGLNHRVIALQHKCIEPLGESKSDYQIFTDILNRLGLGTVFTEGCTELDWVKRVYESTDLVDYISWKAFCRKGYFVVPAEKEELRDPVNMRWFAEGRHKDVPEAQPLPSQYAETFGKGLQTPSGKFEFIPETLRRSDPANEERPLVNKYIQSWEGPATTSLTDKYPLQMLATHSRYSFHTHVDGKNSITNTINDHRRLIDGHYYWIVRINSDDAEARNIRKNDIVKVFNARGAVLCAADISDQVAVGVVKSFESSAEYKRVMMNGELVEIGGCMNILTSDRPQMKGTSSMSPNSCLVEVVRFDVVKQGEAI
- a CDS encoding MFS transporter, translated to MATTECARGRLALCSAHVAGMVDMVALPVWVGSLISGFGFSPARAGGLASIFLIGVVVASLYLAPRFNRINARILVPLGFVACGILFLLNIVVDQYEIMGVFHFLGGLALGCALSLTHGTVGRSANPHRTFALLQFANGIFAIGFMGSVPLLIHAYGAEAMYYVFAVIMLMAAILTGFFFPDPDRSVQQQARSSKPHTALPVGVWFGIAGVSLMAIMQSMMFSFLERVGSSKGFSVEQMASMLAFLGLVNLAPAALAAVLEKHLKAHRVMQFAPVFQVLLAFAIVYSGSFYMYAAAGAFYPFIMIFTHTFAFGLFAKLDPSGRVVSSTPAINMLGASIGPFLGGVLVQEIGYGALPYAVSVLALVAMLSFFMIGRHIKRNSPVVLSH